A region of Ferruginibacter albus DNA encodes the following proteins:
- the recG gene encoding ATP-dependent DNA helicase RecG, translating into MLQTPIEYLKGVGPLRGDMLRKELNIHTFKDLLEFYPFRHVDKTKIDKISSLTPNTEYVQVAGRLNQYETVGEKRGKRLVAYLQDDSGEIELTWFQGINWIQKTLEIGQRYLVFGKASFFMGNPQIIHPEMEIYTPEKAGGRKYLEPIYSSTEKLKARSLTGRAMGKLTFALLQQISEKDIPENLPASLVQKFNFISRYEAFNNIHFPVSEESYNIAVRRLKFEEFFFAQLRLALIRSSRHRFSKGLLFDKVGDLFNTFYNTYLPFELTGAQKRVLKEIRKDTGSNRQMNRLLQGDVGSGKTIVALLSMLLAADNGFQSCMMAPTEILAQQHFNGICSLLKDMPVRVRLLTGSTKTKERNEIIKACEEGSLNILIGTHAVIEDKVVFKNLGFAVVDEQHKFGVAQRAQLWKKNTIPPHILVMTATPIPRTLALTAYGDLDYSIMDELPPGRQPIATVHRYENKRPQVMDFVKEEIAKGRQAYIIYPLIEESSKMDYENLMKGYEEVKSFFPEPKYWISMVHGKQPADQKETNMQRFVKGDTQIMVSTTVIEVGVNVPNASVMVIESSERFGLSQLHQLRGRVGRGSDKSFCILLTGSKISNEGRERLKILCATNDGFKIAEKDLEIRGPGDIEGTRQSGELNFKLASIVQDKVILETARNITSSILESDPDLSTEENLPIKNFLQMQKGKTVWSKIS; encoded by the coding sequence ATACTACAAACTCCTATTGAATATTTAAAAGGCGTTGGCCCTTTACGCGGCGATATGTTGCGGAAAGAATTGAATATTCATACGTTTAAAGACTTACTGGAGTTTTATCCTTTTCGCCATGTTGATAAAACCAAGATCGATAAGATTTCCTCCTTAACGCCTAATACAGAATACGTGCAGGTTGCAGGCAGGTTGAATCAGTATGAAACAGTAGGAGAAAAACGAGGCAAACGCTTAGTAGCTTATTTGCAGGATGATAGTGGTGAGATTGAATTAACATGGTTCCAAGGCATTAACTGGATACAGAAAACATTAGAGATCGGACAACGTTATTTGGTTTTTGGTAAAGCAAGCTTTTTTATGGGCAATCCCCAGATCATTCATCCTGAGATGGAAATATATACACCTGAAAAAGCAGGAGGAAGAAAATATTTAGAACCCATTTATTCCTCTACTGAAAAATTAAAAGCAAGAAGTTTGACAGGACGTGCAATGGGCAAGCTGACATTTGCGCTGTTGCAACAAATATCAGAAAAAGATATTCCTGAAAATCTGCCGGCTTCGCTTGTTCAAAAATTTAATTTTATTTCAAGATATGAGGCTTTTAATAATATACATTTCCCTGTATCGGAAGAGTCTTACAATATTGCAGTAAGAAGGTTAAAGTTTGAAGAATTTTTCTTTGCACAATTGCGATTGGCATTAATAAGAAGCTCCCGCCATCGCTTTAGTAAAGGTTTGTTGTTTGATAAAGTAGGTGACCTATTTAATACATTTTACAATACCTATCTTCCTTTTGAATTAACGGGTGCGCAAAAAAGAGTGTTGAAGGAAATAAGAAAAGATACAGGCAGCAACCGGCAGATGAATCGTCTCTTGCAGGGGGATGTGGGAAGTGGAAAAACAATTGTTGCATTGTTAAGTATGTTGTTGGCGGCAGATAATGGTTTTCAAAGCTGCATGATGGCGCCTACAGAAATATTGGCGCAGCAGCACTTTAACGGTATTTGTAGCTTATTAAAAGACATGCCGGTGAGAGTAAGATTGCTGACAGGATCTACCAAAACAAAAGAAAGAAATGAAATAATAAAGGCTTGTGAAGAGGGTTCTTTGAATATATTGATCGGCACACATGCGGTGATTGAAGATAAGGTGGTATTTAAAAATTTAGGCTTTGCTGTGGTGGATGAGCAGCATAAGTTTGGTGTGGCGCAGCGGGCGCAATTATGGAAAAAAAATACAATACCACCGCATATTTTGGTGATGACGGCAACGCCTATCCCAAGAACGTTGGCTTTAACGGCTTACGGCGACCTTGATTACAGCATAATGGATGAATTACCGCCCGGCAGACAACCCATTGCTACTGTTCATCGTTATGAAAATAAACGGCCGCAGGTAATGGATTTTGTAAAAGAAGAAATTGCAAAGGGGCGACAGGCTTATATCATTTATCCGTTAATTGAAGAATCATCCAAGATGGATTATGAAAACTTGATGAAAGGGTATGAAGAAGTAAAATCATTTTTTCCCGAACCTAAATATTGGATAAGCATGGTGCATGGCAAGCAGCCTGCCGATCAGAAAGAAACCAATATGCAACGTTTTGTAAAAGGCGATACTCAGATAATGGTTAGTACGACCGTTATTGAAGTAGGTGTAAATGTGCCGAATGCGTCTGTGATGGTTATTGAAAGCTCGGAACGTTTTGGGCTGTCGCAATTGCATCAGTTACGTGGAAGAGTTGGGCGGGGAAGCGATAAGAGTTTTTGCATTTTATTAACAGGCAGCAAGATATCAAATGAAGGCAGAGAGCGTCTTAAAATATTGTGCGCTACCAACGACGGTTTTAAAATTGCAGAGAAAGACCTTGAGATTCGTGGACCCGGCGATATAGAAGGAACAAGGCAAAGCGGCGAATTGAATTTTAAGTTAGCCAGCATTGTTCAGGATAAAGTGATATTGGAAACCGCAAGAAATATAACTTCTTCTATTCTCGAATCTGATCCGGATCTATCAACAGAAGAAAATCTCCCTATTAAAAATTTTCTGCAAATGCAAAAAGGTAAGACTGTGTGGAGCAAAATTTCGTAA
- a CDS encoding DUF7948 domain-containing protein produces the protein MIKRRITAFIVFVSTFFIVSHGYAQLQFVENKGQWDKRITYKSDFETGAFFLEKDGFTVFMYQPDDLQNFSEYYHHGASKINAATNGTDKLQLKPTATSQPATSSGVLRSHAYKLNFVGGNNNPVIVADKVISTYNNYYIGNDKSKWQSNCKIYQGITYKNVYPNIDVRYYTSAGYLKYDFIVRPGGNVDDIKMQYAGVNKLSVKNNELIIGTSIGDSKELYPYTYQLNDEGRQTLDCKYVVKGNTVQFTIKDYQPNATIVIDPTLIFSTFTGSTADNWGYTATPGPDGSMFAAGIVFDFGYPTSPGAFQQNFNSNGTGDDQFGVYDIGIIKLSSNGANRIYGTYLGGSRNEQPHSMICDKQGNLIVAGRTLSSDYPTKNAQGGGSNVIGTGGGYDIFITKFNFDGTALIGSVRIGGSGDDGVNVRPKYIGAKGAESIRRNYGDDARSEVIVDPNGNVYLASCTRIDGSGNNFPIKNTSVQNSFGGGNQDGVVLKFSPDLSVLNFSTYFGGSGDDACFVLAVSPTNGDVYVAGGTASSDLPGNKTNVLSATYRGGATDGFITELKSDGSGIVHTTYVGTGGVDIVYGIQFDKYGYPYIMGTTSGTWPVINAIFSNPNSKQFIGKLQTDLSGYVYSTVFGNGSADPNISPVAFLVDRCQNVYVSGWGGELNSADDYPSAGTSGLPLTANAIQQNTDGSDFYFFVLERDATSQLFGSYYGQIGGFPDHVDGGTSRFDANGVIYQAMCANCAITGEPNVNFPTTPGVWSSRNRSRDCNEAAVKIEMDFTGVAASIKSTINGRIDTAGCVPLDIVFTDTLAKGKQYRWNFGDGTTEIQTIVPTATHTFTTTGYFKVRLISIDSSTCNIADTVYINVHAGSNIIDASFTPAKVGGCQSLTYQFNNTTTAVIPVYTDSSFIWDFGDGSPEVKANKVAVTHTFPSAGTYKVMLIADDTTFCNSPDTAILTLNLAMNVKAAFTTPAKGCSPYTAVITNTSLAGTEFNWDFGDGTTSTSTNPTVTHLYSDTGTYTIRLIAKDISTCNLVDTTYFTIMVVQKPTATFTYSPDPSKENTPTEFTNASVNATHYVWNFGDGDTSILVNPIHQYNASTTFHTCLVALNDVGCADTTCQDITAIVLPLLDVPNAFTPGKFGTNSVIKVVGFGIGKMDWKIYNRWGQLIFQSNDKDNGWDGTFKGALQPMDVYTYTLDVEFTNGKKYRKTGDISLLR, from the coding sequence GTGATCAAAAGAAGAATAACAGCTTTTATAGTATTTGTTTCAACATTTTTTATTGTTAGTCATGGTTATGCTCAATTGCAGTTTGTAGAAAACAAAGGGCAATGGGATAAGCGAATAACTTACAAATCTGATTTTGAAACCGGCGCTTTCTTTTTAGAAAAAGATGGGTTTACTGTTTTTATGTATCAGCCGGATGATCTGCAAAACTTTTCAGAATACTATCATCATGGCGCTTCTAAAATAAACGCCGCTACAAATGGAACGGATAAATTACAGCTAAAGCCTACCGCTACTTCGCAACCTGCAACATCATCAGGAGTACTTCGTTCACATGCATATAAATTGAATTTTGTTGGCGGCAACAATAACCCGGTAATTGTTGCAGATAAAGTAATATCCACTTATAATAACTATTATATCGGTAATGATAAAAGCAAATGGCAAAGTAATTGTAAGATATACCAGGGCATTACTTATAAAAATGTTTATCCGAATATAGATGTACGTTATTATACCAGCGCCGGATATTTAAAGTATGATTTTATTGTTCGTCCTGGCGGAAATGTTGATGATATCAAAATGCAATATGCCGGTGTAAATAAGCTTAGTGTTAAAAACAATGAACTGATCATCGGCACCTCCATCGGCGATAGCAAAGAGTTATATCCTTATACGTATCAACTAAATGATGAAGGCAGACAAACACTCGATTGTAAATATGTAGTAAAAGGAAATACCGTTCAGTTTACTATAAAAGATTATCAGCCCAATGCTACTATAGTAATTGACCCTACTCTAATATTCAGCACCTTTACGGGAAGCACTGCAGATAACTGGGGCTATACGGCAACGCCGGGTCCTGATGGAAGTATGTTTGCTGCAGGTATCGTTTTCGATTTTGGATATCCAACTTCACCGGGAGCCTTTCAGCAAAATTTTAATAGCAACGGAACAGGCGATGACCAGTTTGGTGTGTATGATATCGGTATTATAAAACTTTCCTCTAACGGCGCTAACCGAATTTACGGTACTTACCTTGGCGGCAGCAGAAATGAACAGCCGCATAGTATGATCTGTGATAAGCAAGGAAACCTGATCGTTGCTGGACGTACTTTGTCATCTGATTATCCAACAAAGAATGCGCAGGGAGGAGGCAGCAATGTAATTGGTACCGGTGGTGGGTATGATATTTTTATTACCAAGTTTAATTTTGATGGTACAGCTTTAATAGGCTCCGTTCGTATTGGCGGTTCGGGAGATGACGGCGTAAATGTCCGTCCGAAGTATATCGGGGCAAAAGGTGCAGAATCTATAAGAAGAAACTACGGCGATGATGCCCGCAGCGAAGTGATCGTTGACCCTAATGGTAATGTATATCTTGCATCATGCACAAGAATAGATGGATCAGGAAATAATTTTCCAATAAAAAATACTTCTGTTCAAAACTCTTTCGGCGGTGGCAACCAGGATGGAGTAGTGCTAAAATTTTCTCCTGACCTGTCTGTATTAAATTTCAGCACTTATTTTGGAGGTTCGGGGGATGATGCTTGTTTTGTACTGGCAGTAAGTCCTACTAACGGTGACGTGTATGTTGCCGGAGGTACTGCAAGCAGTGATCTGCCGGGTAATAAAACCAATGTACTAAGCGCAACATATAGAGGTGGTGCAACCGATGGCTTTATTACAGAATTAAAGTCAGACGGTTCCGGTATTGTACACACTACTTACGTTGGAACAGGAGGTGTTGATATTGTTTACGGCATTCAGTTTGATAAATACGGATACCCTTATATAATGGGCACTACAAGTGGTACATGGCCTGTTATCAATGCTATCTTCAGCAATCCTAACAGCAAGCAATTCATTGGAAAACTACAAACAGATCTTTCAGGCTATGTGTATTCTACTGTTTTTGGTAATGGCAGTGCAGATCCCAATATATCACCGGTTGCATTCCTGGTAGATCGTTGCCAAAATGTATATGTGTCGGGTTGGGGTGGTGAATTGAATAGCGCTGACGATTATCCTTCGGCAGGAACATCCGGTTTACCACTCACAGCAAATGCTATTCAACAAAATACCGATGGTTCTGACTTTTACTTCTTTGTTTTGGAAAGAGATGCCACCAGCCAATTATTTGGAAGTTACTATGGGCAAATTGGAGGTTTCCCCGATCACGTAGATGGAGGCACCAGTAGATTTGATGCGAATGGAGTTATATACCAGGCTATGTGTGCCAATTGTGCTATAACAGGTGAGCCTAATGTGAATTTCCCAACTACGCCGGGTGTTTGGTCGTCAAGAAATCGTTCCAGAGATTGTAATGAAGCAGCAGTAAAGATTGAAATGGATTTTACCGGGGTAGCTGCAAGCATTAAATCTACCATCAATGGAAGAATTGATACGGCGGGATGTGTGCCTTTGGATATTGTATTTACAGATACACTCGCTAAAGGAAAACAATATCGTTGGAATTTTGGAGATGGTACAACTGAAATACAAACTATCGTTCCAACTGCAACTCATACTTTTACGACTACGGGTTATTTTAAAGTGCGTTTAATTTCTATTGATTCATCTACCTGTAATATTGCAGACACGGTATATATAAATGTTCATGCAGGAAGTAATATAATCGATGCCTCTTTTACTCCGGCCAAAGTTGGCGGATGCCAGAGTTTGACCTATCAATTCAATAATACTACTACTGCTGTTATTCCTGTTTATACCGATTCAAGTTTTATATGGGATTTTGGAGATGGAAGCCCTGAAGTAAAAGCCAATAAAGTAGCCGTCACGCATACGTTTCCTTCTGCAGGCACCTATAAAGTTATGTTGATCGCAGATGATACTACTTTCTGTAACTCGCCCGATACAGCCATTCTTACTTTGAATTTAGCCATGAATGTAAAGGCGGCATTTACTACTCCTGCAAAAGGATGTTCTCCTTACACAGCAGTTATTACCAACACATCGCTTGCAGGTACTGAATTTAATTGGGACTTTGGAGATGGAACAACATCCACGAGCACCAACCCAACAGTAACACATTTATATAGCGATACAGGTACTTATACCATACGGTTAATTGCAAAGGACATCTCTACCTGTAATTTGGTGGATACAACTTATTTTACAATAATGGTTGTTCAAAAGCCAACTGCCACATTTACCTATTCACCTGATCCATCAAAAGAAAATACACCGACAGAATTTACCAATGCTTCTGTAAATGCTACACATTATGTCTGGAATTTTGGAGATGGAGATACATCAATACTCGTTAATCCTATTCATCAATATAATGCCTCTACTACATTTCATACTTGTTTAGTAGCATTAAATGATGTGGGATGTGCAGATACCACCTGCCAGGATATTACAGCAATTGTGTTGCCTTTGTTGGATGTTCCCAATGCTTTTACACCCGGAAAATTTGGAACAAACAGTGTAATTAAAGTGGTTGGATTCGGCATTGGAAAAATGGATTGGAAAATTTATAATCGCTGGGGACAATTAATCTTTCAATCAAATGATAAGGATAATGGTTGGGATGGAACTTTTAAAGGAGCATTGCAACCAATGGATGTTTATACGTACACGTTAGATGTTGAATTTACAAACGGAAAAAAGTATCGTAAGACGGGAGATATATCATTATTGAGATAA
- a CDS encoding PorP/SprF family type IX secretion system membrane protein, whose product MNWKRKILLLIIGCAPFLYGEAQDLHFSQFYNSPLTANPANTGFIPDADYRFGGTYRNQWSSILSSPYRTFSVFGDAQVMRNKFENGWLGLGGVILSDVAGSGNMRSTKVYGSLAYHQMLGESSLLSAGFNLGWANKRIDVSKLVFPDQFDGKFFDAGLPTSVVLTNTNVSYFDIQVGMNYAYFPNENTYVHFGYSLLHVNQPRETFFTEGEGSIIPMRHVVFADAMLKVNDRVILNPNGYFTTQANATETILGLTLNYDLSGDKEGDRQLILGLYDRLGDALIPTAGLEINNIRFTFSYDVTNSSLSNFNSSQGAQELSIIKKGFYNNYNGDKRQSLCPQF is encoded by the coding sequence ATGAATTGGAAACGAAAAATATTATTATTGATCATTGGATGTGCGCCATTTCTTTATGGTGAAGCACAGGACCTGCATTTTTCGCAATTCTATAATTCGCCATTAACAGCCAATCCTGCTAATACAGGCTTTATACCTGATGCCGATTATCGTTTTGGCGGAACGTATCGCAATCAATGGTCATCAATATTGTCATCACCTTATAGAACATTCAGCGTATTTGGAGATGCGCAGGTAATGCGCAATAAATTTGAAAATGGCTGGTTGGGCTTAGGCGGCGTAATACTTAGTGATGTGGCAGGTAGTGGAAATATGAGAAGTACAAAAGTGTATGGTTCTTTGGCATATCATCAAATGTTAGGAGAAAGCAGCTTGTTAAGTGCCGGCTTTAACCTGGGCTGGGCAAATAAACGTATTGATGTAAGCAAGTTGGTTTTTCCTGACCAGTTTGACGGTAAATTTTTCGACGCCGGGTTACCTACTTCTGTAGTACTTACCAATACCAATGTCAGCTATTTTGATATACAGGTTGGAATGAACTATGCTTATTTCCCTAATGAAAATACGTATGTCCACTTTGGATATTCATTGCTACATGTAAATCAGCCACGGGAAACATTTTTTACTGAAGGAGAAGGAAGCATCATACCAATGCGACATGTTGTTTTTGCTGACGCGATGTTAAAAGTAAATGATCGTGTTATTTTAAATCCGAATGGGTATTTTACAACGCAGGCAAATGCTACTGAAACGATATTAGGACTTACGCTCAACTATGATCTAAGTGGCGATAAAGAAGGTGATAGGCAATTGATATTAGGCTTGTACGACCGTTTGGGAGATGCGTTGATACCTACAGCAGGGTTGGAGATAAATAACATTCGTTTTACATTTAGTTATGATGTAACAAACTCTTCCTTAAGTAATTTTAACAGCTCGCAGGGTGCACAGGAATTGAGTATTATAAAAAAAGGTTTTTATAATAACTATAATGGAGATAAACGACAAAGCCTGTGCCCACAATTTTAA
- a CDS encoding LOG family protein yields MAVFCGSKTGNDPLFIQHAQQLGYLLAEKGIDAIYGGSSKGLMGAVANAAMERNGKVIGIIPSFFTQWEHQHTTITELIVVDDMHTRKKLLYERCDAAIILPGGVGTLDEFFEMLTWNQLSIHNKKIFLLNTNGFYNFLLNHLKKMQEENFLHEKIDSRITILENPELLPDYLF; encoded by the coding sequence ATGGCTGTTTTTTGCGGAAGTAAAACCGGTAATGATCCGTTGTTTATACAACATGCTCAACAATTAGGTTATCTGCTTGCAGAAAAAGGGATTGACGCAATTTATGGAGGCAGCAGCAAAGGCTTAATGGGTGCCGTTGCTAATGCTGCTATGGAAAGAAATGGAAAAGTGATAGGTATTATTCCTTCTTTTTTTACACAATGGGAACACCAGCATACTACTATTACAGAGTTAATAGTAGTAGATGATATGCATACCAGGAAAAAATTATTGTATGAACGTTGTGATGCTGCTATTATACTTCCCGGCGGCGTAGGAACCCTGGATGAATTTTTTGAAATGCTCACCTGGAATCAATTAAGCATTCACAACAAAAAGATATTCTTATTGAATACAAATGGTTTTTATAACTTCTTATTGAATCATTTAAAAAAAATGCAGGAAGAAAACTTTCTGCATGAAAAAATTGATTCAAGAATAACGATTTTAGAAAATCCTGAATTATTACCGGACTATTTATTTTAG
- a CDS encoding sodium:solute symporter yields the protein MSAQLLLCFVVGYFLILFAVAWYTSRNSNNDSFFIGNRNSNWMLVAFGMIGTSLSGVTFVSVPGSVGNIAKAGGLATGIIYFQVVIGYLLGYMVIAYVLLPLYYKMNLTSIYNYLQQRFGNWAYKTGASFFILSRTVGATARLYLVINILHIFILSRLQIPFWISVAVVLLMILLYTFEGGVKTIVYTDTLQTTLMIVGLIVCTIYILSHLHLSVGNAVNAMESKHLTRIFDMDYKSKTFFLKQIIGGAFITIAMTGLDQEMMQKNISVKTLKDSQKNILTFSVVLVFVNLLFLLLGGLLYLYAYHYGASFQNIMIDGKPVWTFAQNGTNITGDSLFPSIALGLLQTMPSAIAVIFIIALISALFPSADGALTALTSSFCIDILGLKQRDDLNEKQKKKIRMSVHLSLTIIFFICILIFRCINSRSIIDKILELAGYTYGPLLGLFAFGILTKRTLPNHFIIALIALISPILCYMLQLNAVAYLNGYVVGIEILIINGLFTFLGLLAISKKPLTN from the coding sequence ATGTCTGCACAGTTGTTGCTTTGTTTTGTTGTTGGATATTTTTTAATACTTTTTGCGGTAGCCTGGTACACCAGTCGTAATTCCAATAACGATTCTTTTTTTATTGGCAACCGAAACAGCAACTGGATGCTGGTAGCATTTGGAATGATCGGCACCTCCCTGAGCGGAGTAACCTTTGTGAGTGTTCCGGGAAGTGTTGGAAATATTGCCAAGGCAGGAGGTTTGGCAACAGGCATAATATACTTCCAGGTAGTGATCGGGTATTTATTAGGATACATGGTAATTGCATATGTGCTGCTGCCTTTATATTATAAAATGAATCTTACTTCTATTTATAATTACCTGCAACAACGGTTTGGAAATTGGGCGTATAAAACAGGTGCTTCTTTTTTTATTTTATCACGAACAGTCGGTGCCACTGCAAGATTGTATTTGGTAATTAATATTCTGCACATTTTTATTTTATCAAGATTACAAATTCCTTTCTGGATATCCGTTGCAGTGGTTTTATTAATGATCCTTTTATACACGTTCGAAGGCGGTGTAAAAACAATTGTATATACCGATACCTTGCAAACAACTTTAATGATAGTAGGCTTGATCGTCTGCACAATTTACATTTTATCTCACCTGCATTTATCTGTTGGCAATGCTGTTAATGCAATGGAATCAAAACATCTGACACGTATTTTTGATATGGATTATAAAAGCAAAACATTTTTCCTGAAGCAGATTATCGGAGGTGCTTTTATAACGATTGCCATGACGGGACTTGACCAGGAAATGATGCAAAAAAATATCAGCGTTAAAACATTAAAGGATTCTCAAAAAAATATTCTAACCTTTAGCGTAGTGCTTGTTTTTGTGAACCTCTTGTTCTTATTGTTAGGGGGCTTATTGTATTTGTATGCGTATCATTACGGTGCTTCGTTTCAAAATATAATGATCGATGGAAAACCGGTTTGGACGTTTGCTCAGAACGGAACGAATATAACAGGAGATAGTTTATTCCCATCCATCGCTTTGGGCTTGCTGCAAACCATGCCTTCTGCTATAGCTGTTATTTTCATTATAGCATTAATATCTGCTTTGTTTCCCAGTGCTGATGGTGCGTTAACAGCGCTCACCTCATCTTTTTGTATTGATATTTTAGGGCTAAAACAAAGAGATGATCTGAATGAAAAGCAAAAGAAAAAAATAAGAATGAGCGTGCATCTTTCTCTTACTATTATCTTTTTTATTTGCATACTCATTTTTAGATGTATCAACAGCCGATCGATCATAGATAAGATATTAGAACTGGCGGGTTACACATACGGTCCGCTTCTCGGCTTGTTTGCATTTGGAATTTTAACAAAACGTACCCTGCCCAATCATTTTATAATTGCGTTGATTGCATTGATCAGCCCTATACTCTGCTATATGCTGCAACTCAATGCAGTAGCTTATCTTAATGGATATGTTGTTGGGATAGAAATATTGATTATAAACGGACTTTTTACATTTTTAGGTCTTCTTGCAATTTCAAAAAAGCCGTTAACCAATTAA
- a CDS encoding O-methyltransferase, translated as MMEIVSSLAEAYAKEYTSPEDDLIAEVAAYTMQTHSNAHMLSGHVQGRFLSLLSKLLKPKCILEIGTYTGYSALCLAQGLEEGGELHTLELREEDANIAKGFFERSLAKDKIKLHLGDAKTIIPTLDQTWDIVFIDADKTGYVEYFDLVVPLVKQNGLIIADNVLFHGEVLLETISGKNAKAIDTFNAHVKNDDRVEQVLATVRDGLMLIRKK; from the coding sequence ATGATGGAAATTGTAAGCTCTTTGGCAGAAGCCTATGCAAAAGAATATACTTCTCCGGAAGATGATCTGATAGCAGAAGTGGCAGCATATACCATGCAAACACACAGCAATGCACATATGCTTAGCGGCCATGTGCAGGGGAGATTTTTGTCGCTTTTGAGCAAGTTGCTTAAACCAAAATGCATATTGGAGATCGGAACCTATACCGGCTATAGTGCTTTGTGTTTGGCACAGGGATTAGAAGAAGGGGGCGAATTGCACACGTTGGAATTACGGGAAGAGGATGCGAATATCGCCAAAGGTTTTTTTGAGCGTTCCCTTGCAAAAGATAAAATAAAGTTGCATTTGGGAGATGCTAAAACAATTATTCCAACGTTAGATCAAACATGGGATATTGTTTTTATTGATGCGGATAAAACAGGTTATGTAGAATATTTTGACCTGGTAGTTCCATTGGTGAAACAGAATGGATTAATTATTGCAGATAATGTGTTGTTTCATGGAGAAGTACTATTAGAAACCATCAGCGGTAAAAATGCAAAAGCAATAGATACATTTAATGCACATGTGAAAAATGATGATAGGGTAGAACAAGTGCTGGCTACTGTAAGAGATGGATTGATGTTGATTAGAAAAAAATAA
- a CDS encoding glucosaminidase domain-containing protein: protein MKKNITTLVVCILMTQVVTAQKITPEQYIATYKDIAMREMKRMGVPAAITLAQGLLETESGNSDLVKKSNNHFGIKCKNTWTAGGVSHNDDAIGECFRSYPTAEDSYRDHSNFLRGGDRYGFLFKLDPTDYKGWAYGLKKAGYATNPMYPTILIRNIEQYNLEQYSLLAAKDMPVYDPSLYQDDSEVAQVKQLENDNSDASTPVYLDAAGTAGIINNTKYIFASAGTSLLAIASKNNIDLNKLLEYNDMKKDGILAKPQIIFLQNKQTSGDKDFYIVKPGESLYDVSQVNAIQLQSLIEYNQLNESSQLIPGTKLKLKPQTTATLAPATNDVPVKANGNATIHNVQPKEGLYSIAKTYGVTVDQLKEWNNLADEQIQIGQQLIVSKP from the coding sequence ATGAAGAAAAATATAACAACACTTGTTGTATGCATATTAATGACGCAGGTTGTTACTGCGCAAAAAATAACGCCTGAGCAATATATAGCAACCTATAAAGATATTGCCATGCGTGAAATGAAACGCATGGGTGTGCCGGCTGCCATCACATTAGCACAGGGATTGCTGGAAACGGAAAGCGGTAACAGCGACCTGGTGAAAAAATCAAACAACCATTTTGGCATTAAATGTAAGAATACATGGACTGCCGGTGGTGTTAGCCATAATGATGATGCAATAGGCGAATGTTTTCGTTCTTATCCAACAGCAGAAGATTCGTACAGGGATCATAGCAATTTTTTGCGTGGCGGGGATCGATATGGTTTTTTATTTAAGCTTGATCCAACAGATTATAAAGGCTGGGCCTATGGCTTAAAGAAAGCAGGTTATGCAACCAATCCAATGTATCCTACTATTTTAATAAGAAATATTGAACAATATAATTTGGAACAATATTCATTATTGGCAGCAAAGGATATGCCTGTTTATGACCCTTCTCTTTACCAGGATGATTCCGAAGTGGCGCAGGTTAAACAGTTAGAAAATGACAATTCAGATGCCAGCACACCTGTTTACCTGGATGCAGCAGGTACTGCCGGTATCATAAATAATACCAAATATATTTTTGCATCAGCAGGAACATCTTTGTTGGCTATTGCTTCAAAAAATAATATCGACCTAAATAAACTTTTAGAGTATAACGATATGAAGAAGGATGGTATTTTAGCAAAACCACAGATCATCTTTTTACAAAACAAACAAACAAGCGGTGACAAAGATTTTTACATAGTAAAGCCGGGTGAATCGCTATATGATGTATCGCAGGTAAATGCTATTCAATTGCAATCTTTAATTGAATACAACCAGTTGAATGAATCGTCGCAATTAATACCGGGTACAAAATTGAAATTAAAACCGCAAACAACTGCAACGCTGGCACCGGCTACCAATGATGTGCCCGTTAAAGCCAACGGCAATGCTACTATCCATAATGTTCAACCTAAAGAGGGATTATATTCCATTGCAAAAACATACGGCGTTACAGTGGATCAGCTAAAAGAATGGAATAACCTGGCGGATGAACAAATACAAATAGGCCAACAATTAATTGTAAGCAAACCATAA